GATTTCGCTTTGGCATAGCGATCCTTCCATTCGTTGACCTCATTCTCGAGCCTATGGACATCAACTGACAAGCGCTCCTCTCGCTCCAAATTGGTATGATGCTGGGTGGTCAGGTTTCTCATCTCCGTAAGGAATCCCGAAGCCTCGCGGCGAACATCCGCGGAGACctgctgctggtgttgcAGCTCCGCTTGAAGACTTTGATGTTTCATCTCCAGTTCCGAATAACGGGCCTCTAGCACCGGATCTCCCGCACTCTGGCTCGCTTGTTCGAGCTGATTGCGAAGGTCCCGTTCCATCCGGTCATGTTCTGCTCGCATCTTTTCAAGCTCTTCCTGTAGAGAATGATTGagatcctcggccttggaGACTTTGCTCTCCAGGTCCTGTCGGAGATCGTCCCATTCCTGACGCTCACTGTGGCTAATTGTAGACTGGTCGGCACTTGACCCACGGGCAATCTCGTCATCTTTCAAGCGAAGCTGTTCCTCCAATTTCTCAACCTTTTCCTGCAAGACGGACACCTGTGTCTGGCTATCCAAAAGCAGCTTCCGTTCACTCTCCCCGAGCGTTGTCGTTGTTCCACGTCGACTGAGGACTGCATCGAGCGCAAAAGCGTCACTCCgcgcatcctcatcgtcctcacctCCCATGTCATCGCTATCCTCCACCATTGTACTTTTATTGGGCACCATGGTGTTGCTCTGAAACGCTCGCGGAACCGGGCCCTCTCCATTTGGCCCAACCGGCGGAGCGCCCAACGAGACCTGTCGTGGCGGGAACGGACTCCCCGGAGGACCCCCGGAAGGATATCCACGACCCGCCTGAGGGGGACCGCGCGACTGCGACGATCTGGAGCCTGGCGGTGGCAGTCGTGGGCGGCCTGTGAAGTGTGGGAATCGGCGTTCCAGCTCACAGAAGACATCCGTCGCCAGATCTCGAAAGCGCGCGTGCTGCAGAGATGCGAGTTTTTGGCGAGCATGGTTGCGCTTCTCGTGGAAATCTTTGCGAGGCGGGAGGAAGGAAGGTACATCGGTACGAGCAGGGCGGCCCGGCGGAGGCATGGCTTGTTGGCGGCGAACCAGTTCATCATAAACGTCAGTACTCAGTTCATGGAACTGAGTCGCAGAGAGACGCAGGAGCTTGTCCCGAGCTTTGTTGGAGCGGCCGTTCAGTCGTTCTTCCCGCAATGAAGCGTCCAGAAACCGTTTCAACGTCACGTAGTGCTGATGCATAATATCCTCCATTTTCCGGCCTCGACGGCCGCCGGCGTCACTGTTGATGGTTCCGACACTGGATCGGGCTGCCACCGAGCTGGGAGGAGAAGGATTGCCATTGCTGGGAGGTCCCACGCTGTTTGGACTCAGAGGGGAGCTGGGTGCGCCGGACGTGGGAGGAGTGGCCAAGGTGCCTCGCGTTGAGATGGTCGGGGAGAAGGGCGGATCTGGCTTCTGGTACTGATTTAGGCCCGACCAGTCGCTGCCATCGACGGAGATGGGCGACAAGCCTCCTGCGGGAGCGTTCATGTTGAGGGCGCCGGGAATGTTACGGGGGACTTCAAATGCCCGTAGGCGTTCCAAGAATGTTCACCAAgggaggaggtggaaaaCCTCCGGCGGACTCGTTCCGTGCTATGCGAGGACGAGACGGGTTGTTGCTTTGGTTCGCGCTTCCTCCTAGGCAGCGTTAGAGCACCTTGAAGACCAGTCTCGGTCCACGGGGGGAGTGATTTTCCTCCACACTGCGATCTGAGACCTGAGGGGCCGCTGACAAGGGGCGAAGGGAAGGGTGGGGAGTTCCCGATCAAATGAGGAAGTAAAccgaaaaggaaagaaaaaaagaaagatccgCACAAAGAAAGCTCGATCCCGTCGAGAGTATCCGAGTCCAAAGGAGTGAAGGACTGGAACAGAAGTAGAGTGAGTCTGGAGACAAGAGGCTGACCACACAGCGGTGGTCGGGCGGAGCTGCGGCCAGGAGGTTTTGTTAGGTAAGAGGAGCGATCGGTTCCTGGAAAGTGCATCCGGCATCGTCCTTTGGCCGCGACCCTTCCTCAGCCCGTTTTGAACTAATCAGACGCCTTCGTCTCCGGTGCTCCCCTGAATCCATGCGAAATTGTACAATGTACCTGCTACAGGAGCGTCACTAGCACGGAATATGGATCTAGCACACAACTACCCTTCCACCACATACTGTACACCGTACACACTCGCCTTTCCAAAGTACTACAATATGCTGCATCCAATTTGACTTACTTGCTAATGCCAGGCTTCTTGTCTCTGGTAGTTTGTACGAGATTTCGCCGGTACAGAACcaacctcttcctcttcctgtcTAGACCCCTAGTAGTTGTATAGATTGTGTCTAAAGTGTCTAAACTCCAGAAACCACCGACATGAATCGCTACCTATGACGGTGACAGTGACAAAGACTTGTTCTAGCCGTAACTCGACCAGATTCCCTTCTAGACGACATCCGCTCTCATCCATGTCCCGTCCCGGAAATTGTCAACCTCTCACAGTAACCTGTCACCTCATCAAGCCTGCTTCCTATGAGCATGAATTGCTACTAGGTAGGATGGATGCGAAACTCGTTTTTGATAGTCTTGCAATACCCCTTTTCAAGACTCTACGAATCACCACCGGCTTGCCATTACCGAGCACCGCTTAGGTCAGAACAGATGATGACGGGAGCAGAATGGTATTTCACGAGATTAGACACGATGCACCAGTATACAACTGTGGCACTGCACAGCATCCATTCCTACGCAGGTTGAAAATCGAAGGTAAGAGAAATGCAATCGAACGGAGTGGAAATTGACGAAACCCTCCTCCCCATAGGCATCACTCTATGTACAGAAattgccccccccccccccccccctcctttggACTGTGTAGCCCAAATAAGTAAATTGCGATAGTGCGGTGAGAACTGTACCACCTGGAATTGACTGGAATTTAATCTACCGTACGGGTCTGGTGGAGACATTCTGATCTAAGCCACACCAAGGGGCGCGTACCTTGGTCGGTGCAGGCTGCAGCTGGAATTACTCCGTTTGATTGGCGCAGTCCATGTACTGCAGTGCCGAAGAGGACGGCATAGCAGAGCTTGATCTTTGATAGGAGTACAAGAGTGCAGACACGGGACGCTGGGCGAAATGAAACCATGTTGGATGACTCTTCCGGCAGCGACAGATCCGTGGGAACGGACCGAGTTCAGGAGTTCGAGGCTCGCAAAGTCTAGGCCTCGGACCGGTCCGCCCAGAACGGCCAGAACGTGGCTTTGCTCTAGTGGTCACGTGATGCAGTGTGTGGCACCTGACCCGTTGGCCATCCATAGGCTGATATGGGATAGGCACAAGAGACTCGAAATCGCTGAacatcatcctcaaccacCCACCACCGAGACCTCATCAATACGGACAAATCACGCAGAAAAAAATGTGCATTATCACGTAGATACTACATACGTCCTCACAGTGTAACCGGGGACGCGTTGTGGATTTGCATACGGTAAGATCAAGCGAATCATCCTAGATCCATTCAGAAAACGAATCACCATATATTTCATGGGCCATATTGGGCCAGAATGTCTAATCGGGAAGCATCAAAATACAGGAATGTAAAACGTGAGCATAGCTCGTGTCCGCATGGGTGGTGGTTTTGCTAGAGAGGGCCCCGGGAGGAACTCCAGGAGTGGCATGGTCGTAGATCACTTCAACGAAATCCGCGGCCAACATGCAGGCGTTCCGCAATATCGTCGGATACCGCTCCCGTCACAGAACccgagggaaaaagaagagcaaggtTGTCAAGGATGGGACGACTAGGTGCAATGGTGGGAGTAAAAAACATGGGAAGGAGAGAGGCAAGTGGGGACGTCTTGCCCAGCAATCTGCATCAGAATATTATCGTGAGGGTGTCATGGGTCGCAGGACGATCAAAAACAAATATGGGCTCATTTCACGTGGTTCACAACGAGGTGACTGCGATCTCTCATTGAGAGGTCATGGATAGACCGCGAGCAGCACCAACGGCAGCGGAGACGGGAGTGGAGGAACGGGTCGGTGCCGCACTGCGGTTGTGAGCCATGTGAGCTTTGACGAGGTGACCCGCAGCGAGTGCAGCGCACAGACTGAGTTCACCAGCCAACACAGAGGCTGCAATAATACGCGAAAGCTGACGAGCGTTCGCACCCGGCTGAGTGGGGTGAGGACCGCGCACGCCGAGCATTTCCAGCATAGCCGACTGTGCCTCCAGGATAGTTCCACCGCCGATGGTGCCGACTTCAATACACGGCATGCTAACCGCGATCTGGAGGTCTCCGTTGCGGCTGTAGACGAAAATATTAGCACTGACATATCATGGGGAAATCAAGGTACCGAGGAGGGCGAGAGAACTCACTTCTTCATCGTGGTGATACAACTGCTACTCTCAACGTTTTGCGCGGGATCTTGGCCAGTCGCCAGGAAGATCGCGGAAACAATGTTGGACGCGTGAGCGTTGAAGCCACCCAAGCTACCTGCCATCGCAGAACCAATCAAGTTCTTACTGATGTTCAGTTCGACCATGGCTTCCACATCACTCTTGAGAACGCTCTTCACGATATGACCGGGAACGATAGCCTCGGCGACAACGGACTTGCCACGGCCGTCGGTCCAGTTGATCGCAGCGGATTTCTTGTCAGTACAGTAGTTACCGGAGAGCGAGATGATAGACATGTCGTCAAATCCGCAGTCCTTGGACATCACATCGAGGGCCTTCTCACAGCCCTTGGAGATCATGTTCATACCCATCGCATCACCGGTGGTGGTTTTGAAGCGGATGAAAAGATAGGTACCGGCGAGGGCAGTCTTGAGGGTCTGAAGGCGGGCGAAGCGACTGGTAGAGTTGAAGGCTGCAGTGATGACACTCCGGCCCTCTTCCGAGTCAATCCAAACCTTGGCAGCGGCAGCCCGGGCCAAGGTTGGGAAGGACACGCAAGGACCACGGGTCATACCATCGCCGGTCAAGACAGTTACCGCACCACCGCCAGCATTGATAGCTTTGGAGCCGCGGCTGGTACTGGCAACGAGGACGCCTTCCGTTGTGGCCATGGGGATGAAGTAATTTTGACCATCAATGTTCAGAGGGCCAGCAACACCAAGGGGAAGAGGCAAATAACCAATCACATTCTCACAGCAAGCACCGTGGACCAACCCGTAATTGTAGTGCTCGTAAGGAAGCTTTGAGCGTTCCAGTGAGCTGGTCAAGGCAGAGGTGGAGGGGGTGCGGGCAACCACAGCGCGGCGAATCTTAACAGCTCGAGTGAATGCTTCCACACGGCTCATCAATTCCTCATTCTCCATCGTCTTTTCCAGTGCATAACCAGGAAGCTTGCCCTTGAGGGACAGGGAGATCAATTCCTCGTCTGTCAGGTAAGGAGCTCGCTTTTCCTTCAGCATCAGCTCGCACTCTTCCATGGTTCGGGTAGACTTGTCCTCATTAGGCTCAAACTTGGGGTAAACCTTGGGCGCCACGGGCTCCTCGGGCGCAATCTTGGCGGGCTCGGTTCCTTTGATGCTCCAGCGAGCCGCATTGAAAGGTATCCATTCAGAATGATGCTGAGAGTCAGGGCGGCGATAATCCACTTGCTGATGATGGGATCCTCCACACTCTTGAGCAGACTCTCGAGGACCTTGCCACCAACGGCAATCCAAGAACTGATCAGAGTACTCGATCTCGAACGAGCTCGTGTCTTCATTGGTCGCGTAGTGGACGGAGGGGTATTCCAACTTGTACTTGATGGGGGGAATGATGGTCACCACAGTTTCTTGTCGCTGGCTCTTCGCGGCCACATAGATAGCGTCTAAGCCGTTTTCCGCAACCTTGAAGGGATCGATAGGAGCAGGAGACATGACGTTGGACAGACGAGAGATCAAAGCACCATTTCCAACGTTTCTGAAGGGAATCGCAGACAGATTCACGACGTTGATCAAAACGAGGCCGCCGACCATGAGGAACTTGAACCGTCGCACGTTGCTCGACTTAATCTTTCGCCCGAAGATGCTCGCTTCAGCTTCAGCACCGGCGGCACCGGCGGAGGGCCAGTCGTTGCTGGAGGCGACATTCTCGGCAACGCTGTGGGTGATACCATCCTCCTCAAGGGCCTTGCGCAGAGCGACGTGGCGCTTGATGCGAGTGATCTCAAGTTTAATGCACAGGATTGTGGTGTAGAAAGTAAAGAGAAGAACACAGTCGAAGAACAGGATCCACGCGGCGAGGAAGCAGAATTGCTGGAGACCACCCTGGACGCCAGAAACAGCACCGAGGGTAAGAAGACCAATCTCAATACAGTAGTGCTGAACAATCTCGAACCCTTGTGCTTTGATGGCGGTAGCAATGGAGTCTTGAATGGAGCCGGGAGTGCTCGAGGACAAAGGACGAGGGGCGGCGTCAGGCCGAGGCCGGCGATTGTCCACAGAGGCTCGCAAGACAGCCCGAGTAAACATGATGGGCTTCTCGAAGCCAATAGTCACAACCAGGAACGGCAATCCTTCAGACAGGAGAAGGAGGTTGATCGGCACGCCAAGCTTGGTGGTCACCAGGAGACCGAACAGGAAAGCAAAGGAACCAGAGAAAAGCACAGTCGTGGCCAACCAGAAGTTAGATCCCAGTCGGcgcatggagaagaagagagacacgAAGCTCAGGTGCATCGAGAGATAGCCAAGAGCCATGATAACAATGTCGATGGTCTCGGCATGCTTAAGCAGGTCTACGAAAGAGCTCCACATGTCGGTAAACCAGATCTTGAGGGCAAGGCGCGATCCGGTAGGGCCACGTGCAGCTTTCATGATCCATTTCTTCGACTCCTCCTGGGTCTCGTCCGCCACTGGATTGGGAATTTCCTGAACGGCCCTCAAAAGATCGGGGACCTGCTCGAAAGGCACGGTGTACACAAGAGAAGAGTCGTGGGAGAACGGCGAGAGCATGTTCGGAGTATGGGGGACGGAGTAGGCGGAGACATTTGAGGGAACCGGAACATCCTCAACAGAGGGGGGAGTGGAGGCCGACTTGGAGTCGGAATCCGGAAAGACAAAGGTAGTCAAGGCGAGATGATTGGCAACTGGCTGCGTAGCCGGCTATTGCAACAGAAAAGGCTTTTTAGTCCTGGTGGAAGGAACGGAGACAGAAAATTACGGCGAAGAGGAGGCTTACCACGGTGTCCAACCAGGCATCCTCGGACTGCCACTTCCAGGCAGTGGATTCACCCAGACGAAGAGATCGACTTCCTTGCAGTAGGGTGTCGACATCCACTTGTCCGGCAACATTCCGGGAGTTGCGTGAGGCGTCAAAGAGACTGCCTTCAAGCAGACCGACGTAGGTGGTGCTGGCAAACAGCGCAATCACGACGATGGTATGAATCGGGTGCACACACGCCCGACGAGAGACGCACTGAAGGCCAGCGGTGACCTGACGGCGAATCCAACTGGGCTCGGCATCACGATCGCTTTCGGCGAAGCGCAATTTTTTGGAAATCAAGGAGGTTGCCATTGTCACGGGCAAGGCGGTGGGGGGGAGTGATCCGAGACGTCCTGTTGAAGGCGTTGAGGGGATGGTTGAGACGGTCCGCAGGAGCCAGAACCTGCGCGATATACCGTCGTTGAGCGCTTCGTCTGCACCAGAGttggcgaggaagagaagtcGGGGATCTCAGGAATATCGAGGGTTCCTATTTCGAAGGCCACATGTGGCTCGTGAGGCGGTGTTCTCGATCGCTAGTGGTTTCCGATCGGCGGGAAACTTTCTTCTGTCCTCGAAGTCAGTACAAATGCGCACACCTCGCCGCCGAGATCTAGGATGACAGACGAGCAGTCCCTCGAGTTCACAGGACAAGGACGCGAATGAGCACAACCCCAACTGGCAATTGGATTGTCGCGGTGGGTAAGAAAAGCACGGGGAACCCCCTGAAGGCTGCAAAATAATCAACCTCCGGGTCCACGCCGATGGAATTAAGTATTGCCGATGAATGGGTCTCGCCAAGCCACACcagcagaaaaaaaaatgggttaggggggagaaaaggaggcGAAAGATTATGGTAGATCTGAGTTTCGGCCCGGTCAAAGATGATCCTAGGCTGTTGAGAGATCCGGAGCCAAGGTCAACTGCTTTGCATATAGTTGACGAGCCGTTAAAGAcgacgaaagaagaaatcctCCAGAAGAGATAGGACTTGCGGTCAGTCTTATGTGCAGCCAGGATCGGCCCCCAAAAGGGTAGAACAACTCTAAAGATCAATCGAGCTCAGACTCTCTCCCCATGGAACGAACCCGTCTTCCAGAGAAAAATAGCACTCTCTAGAAGATTGAATGAATACCAGTAATGGGTGAAAAGAAAGCAGATGACGAAATACGAGGTCGCGAATCGTGACTGTACAAGGATTCTCAACTATGACACGAACGTTTTCAACCTGAAGATGATTGCATCATTAAGCGTTGCCTCCAGGCTGTCTAGAGAAGGAGGTAGGGAGTCAGTGCGCTCACTATTATCTGGCATCAGTCAACTCACAGACAGTGGAAGACTTAGGCTTGAATTGAAAATTTAGTGATGATATACACAGCGATGCATTCCCTCGCATCTCGCCACTTTATGGAACCCGGCTTGCTCACCGCAGCTACTGAAAAGCTCACAGCGCAGCATTTTCCATCCATCGCCGAATGAGACGCGAATCTGAACATGATTAGGTTCCAGCGCTGGATCAGACGATATCGATCTCGGGCTAAGAAACGTCTCCGTGTGGGAGAACATCCATTTCTCCCGTGCGGATGACTCTGTGGAACGAATCCGCCACTGGTTCCCTCGAACGGACGGCTCCCTTGATTCTTTCATGCGTCACAAAGAGGTTTGACCGAATGGCGTGGACGACACAATGCAGACTCTCCGGTAAAGTTCAAATGCCTTCACCGTTACCCCACTTGCGCTTTCATGGCCCTTTGTCAACCGGATCAGCCCCCAATCCAGAAATTTCGGATTTTTGAGGTTCAAGGATTTGGACTCAGTGCGCTCGTTGATGCGTCTCTCCAAGTTTGTGGAATCAACACTTTCACCACCAATGCAGTCGTGACGTGTGAGGCGATCGAGTCCAACACCGGACGTTGAGGCACTGTAGGGTCACCGGGGTGTAGGAGACTGCGAACAGTTGCGTACACCATCCCGGCTGTGTGTGGGTGGAGTTCAAGGCAACCTTTCCGTTTAGGAAATTCGATCAGATAACTCTGAGCGGATCACCCAGGTTCAGAACCAATTTCAACGTAATCTCGCCAACCTCCACCATATCCACTATTTGTCTCGGTTACCGAGATTGCCAAGCATCGAGTATGCTGCAGTGAAAAGATAAGATGAGAGTCTGACTCGACGGGGTCGAGATTGAATTGGAATGCAGGTATAATGTCAGTTCAGCCGTAGATCCCCTTTGTGTCTCTTCAAAGGCTCAGTGACCACTTGAGTAGTCGTGGgccattcttctcatccgcgCTTTCTGAACAGGATCCTAGCCAGACAGCGAGAGAAGTACGCCAGCTTCAGTCCTCGGCCGGTTGTTGCAAAACCGCCGACTCCGATGCCGGTGCGCAGGCGAGACAACACGCTCATGACAAGTCCCGTGCGGTGGCATGTGGATGTTCGGTTCCGTCACTAAACCTAAAAGAATGGTCAAGGACGTGGCTTGAATCGCGTCGAAAAACTGTATGTGGTTCAGAGAGTGTGCCTTTGACTTGGAAGGCTCTCAATGAATTTTCATGCGGACCAGCACGTGCATCCAAAGTCTTGAGAGGAAATGCAAATTGCAGAAGGGTAAAAGTTCAGGTGTATGCCTGTTTCAGGGCTCCGACTGCACCAGTAAGATTACAAGCAGCCTGCAAACCCACCAACGAGGAAGAATGCGCTGGTAGCAGACACCTCCATGCCACTGACAACTTTCTCGAAGGGAAAAGCAGGTTGGACCTGACACCTCATGCCGAGAATCTCCCGCAATGTCCGTCATTCCATGCTGGAAACATGGCAACTGGAGACTGTGATGCTACCCGCCCACTCCAGGGGGATTCAAAGCGCTTAAAGTGCCTGTCCGTTCAACCCGCGCCAGCCAATCGGCCCGGCCAGCCCACTCCACTCCCCTTCAACTTGCTGCAACTTGCAACGGCCGCATGGATCCCCGGGTGGCATTCCTCAGCCTCTCGCGGTAGTGTCAATCTTGAATGAAGCAGAGAAGCTTGGGCTATAGGCTCACTCCCCTGATCAAGCCATAAGCTCAAACTTGTTGAGCAAAGGCTCTGATGTTTGATATTAGCGCCCGAGTGTTGCAAAACTTCCGACGAAATCTCCGGACAGTCTCGCTCAGCGCGTTGCGCTTGCTTCCCGTCGCGATGTATGTCCGAGGtccaatcatctccatctggactGACATTCTTGAGCACCTGGAAGGCATGGAGCCCGCCTGACAGATCCAGTTTGAGCGCGTGAGCGTTTCAATTATGACGTTCTGCCTCAGTTTGCGGTCATGCAGGTTTTGCTTGTTCCCCTGATTGGGCTCGAACAATGATCTCTTTGACGGAGTGTGATCCTAAATTTGACACAATGGCCGCCCTGAGTACAGCTGAATAGAGACTCCCTCTCACTACCACAACGCATAGCTTCCATCGTCATCTGATAAGGCCACGTGCCTCTGCTGCCTTCAGTGAAGGGACTGGTGCCTGGATAAGATTCTACTTCTTTGATCCGCACTTCATTTCCCTTTGTTTCTCCGACACGATCGAGACCAATTTGTCTGGCCTGGTTATAGTTGTCCGTTACAGCTCTTTATCGTTGCTCGTTCGTTCTCCCATTGGCGTTGCCTTCCAGAGACATAAAGACATTCTGTCCTCTCTTTTACGCGCTGGATGTCCCTTCCATACACAATCTTTATTCTTTTCCCCATTGTGTCGACAACCGAATTCCATCTCAAAATCCGAGGCGTTCGATAATCAGACTCTCGACTTTGGAGTTCCGTCGGTCACTACACGCCTCTGCCAGTATTACGTCCCGAGTTGAGGAAGCCATCCTCCACGGTGGTGGATCACCTCGTCGATCTCAGACGTCACAACGTGAAGCACTCAAGTCAACATGCGGTCTTGCTGGTGGCAAGGCCTCTTTCTACTGCTTTTGTACACCAAAGATGGGCAGGCTCATAGTTGGGTAGAGCAGTTGACGGTCATTGCGCCTAATGGCACATTTGTGGGCCTTCCAGGCTACGCTCGAGGCAACTTTCCTCGCACGGAACATGGCTTCAGTGACACTAAAATGACCCAT
The nucleotide sequence above comes from Penicillium oxalicum strain HP7-1 chromosome II, whole genome shotgun sequence. Encoded proteins:
- a CDS encoding 3-hydroxy-3-methylglutaryl-coenzyme A reductase, producing MATSLISKKLRFAESDRDAEPSWIRRQVTAGLQCVSRRACVHPIHTIVVIALFASTTYVGLLEGSLFDASRNSRNVAGQVDVDTLLQGSRSLRLGESTAWKWQSEDAWLDTVPATQPVANHLALTTFVFPDSDSKSASTPPSVEDVPVPSNVSAYSVPHTPNMLSPFSHDSSLVYTVPFEQVPDLLRAVQEIPNPVADETQEESKKWIMKAARGPTGSRLALKIWFTDMWSSFVDLLKHAETIDIVIMALGYLSMHLSFVSLFFSMRRLGSNFWLATTVLFSGSFAFLFGLLVTTKLGVPINLLLLSEGLPFLVVTIGFEKPIMFTRAVLRASVDNRRPRPDAAPRPLSSSTPGSIQDSIATAIKAQGFEIVQHYCIEIGLLTLGAVSGVQGGLQQFCFLAAWILFFDCVLLFTFYTTILCIKLEITRIKRHVALRKALEEDGITHSVAENVASSNDWPSAGAAGAEAEASIFGRKIKSSNVRRFKFLMVGGLVLINVVNLSAIPFRNVGNGALISRLSNVMSPAPIDPFKVAENGLDAIYVAAKSQRQETVVTIIPPIKYKLEYPSVHYATNEDTSSFEIEYSDQFLDCRWWQGPRESAQECGGSHHQQVDYRRPDSQHHSEWIPFNAARWSIKGTEPAKIAPEEPVAPKVYPKFEPNEDKSTRTMEECELMLKEKRAPYLTDEELISLSLKGKLPGYALEKTMENEELMSRVEAFTRAVKIRRAVVARTPSTSALTSSLERSKLPYEHYNYGLVHGACCENVIGYLPLPLGVAGPLNIDGQNYFIPMATTEGVLVASTSRGSKAINAGGGAVTVLTGDGMTRGPCVSFPTLARAAAAKVWIDSEEGRSVITAAFNSTSRFARLQTLKTALAGTYLFIRFKTTTGDAMGMNMISKGCEKALDVMSKDCGFDDMSIISLSGNYCTDKKSAAINWTDGRGKSVVAEAIVPGHIVKSVLKSDVEAMVELNISKNLIGSAMAGSLGGFNAHASNIVSAIFLATGQDPAQNVESSSCITTMKNRNGDLQIAVSMPCIEVGTIGGGTILEAQSAMLEMLGVRGPHPTQPGANARQLSRIIAASVLAGELSLCAALAAGHLVKAHMAHNRSAAPTRSSTPVSAAVGAARGLSMTSQ